A region of Marnyiella aurantia DNA encodes the following proteins:
- a CDS encoding pyrophosphohydrolase domain-containing protein produces the protein MEKIDSLNMVAEFHNTFNAPVLDRPQIPPRERCDLRVALLQEELNELKQAIEDNDLVEIADALCDLQYVLSGAVLEFGLGEKFPELFAEVQRSNMSKACADEEQALETVKYYKDKGEESFYEKSGDKFNVHRKSDNKVLKSVHYSPADLKTILEN, from the coding sequence ATGGAAAAAATTGACAGTCTGAATATGGTAGCTGAGTTTCACAATACATTTAATGCACCTGTGCTGGACAGGCCACAGATACCGCCCAGGGAAAGATGTGATTTGCGCGTCGCCTTACTGCAGGAGGAACTCAACGAACTGAAGCAGGCTATTGAAGATAATGATTTGGTTGAGATTGCCGATGCACTTTGCGATCTGCAATATGTACTTAGTGGCGCGGTTTTGGAATTTGGTTTGGGAGAGAAATTTCCGGAGCTTTTTGCCGAGGTGCAGCGCTCAAATATGTCCAAGGCTTGTGCAGATGAAGAACAGGCATTGGAAACCGTAAAGTATTACAAAGACAAAGGAGAAGAAAGCTTTTATGAAAAATCCGGTGATAAATTCAACGTACACCGTAAATCGGACAATAAAGTGCTGAAAAGTGTACACTACTCTCCCGCAGACCTTAAAACAATCTTAGAAAATTAA
- a CDS encoding thioredoxin family protein, whose product MNRIITSILITGALFLNFQACKAQTEAKLNVETVTEGDGKMLLGPQMLTQFDNAPYNDWFGKEYLEYALDSKSIAELRNHNWNNINMTVFVGTWCSDSHREFPRLIKILNEINFPVEKLTIIATDRKKQTPGGEHAIFKVEKVPTVILSKDAQELGRITESPLSGYLERDLLQILKGK is encoded by the coding sequence ATGAACAGAATAATTACCTCCATTCTTATAACAGGTGCGCTTTTCCTGAATTTCCAGGCATGTAAAGCCCAGACGGAGGCCAAACTAAATGTGGAAACCGTAACCGAAGGCGACGGTAAGATGCTTCTTGGTCCCCAAATGCTGACCCAGTTCGATAACGCACCTTATAATGACTGGTTCGGCAAAGAATATCTTGAATATGCCTTGGACAGTAAATCCATTGCTGAACTGCGGAATCATAACTGGAACAATATAAACATGACCGTTTTTGTAGGTACCTGGTGCTCCGACAGTCACCGCGAATTTCCACGGCTCATTAAAATCCTGAATGAGATTAACTTTCCGGTAGAAAAACTGACAATCATTGCGACCGACAGAAAGAAACAGACTCCGGGCGGCGAACATGCCATCTTCAAAGTGGAGAAGGTACCCACAGTTATCCTCAGCAAAGATGCTCAGGAGCTGGGTCGAATTACAGAATCCCCGTTATCCGGTTATCTTGAACGTGACCTGCTGCAGATTTTGAAAGGTAAATAG
- a CDS encoding DUF4230 domain-containing protein, with translation MKNTNVIKGILIGAAAMLIIFLMFRRCTKVVEEKTRNDYYILKNQITKMNKMVVMEQDFSTMQKTKVAFEVFGRKMSENEIMAFTKTNAQVSYNLNKLVMEVDSVNRKLIIKEIPPADIRITPVVEIQSMDDSFFNRIDDVQIKKVTKAAKDDAYKRVDQNRLRSEGRKQLMDNLNSIFVLAKALDYTIEDETRTLDLSDLSKL, from the coding sequence TTGAAGAATACAAATGTCATAAAAGGAATCCTGATTGGCGCTGCCGCCATGCTGATCATTTTTCTCATGTTCCGTCGCTGCACCAAAGTAGTGGAGGAAAAAACACGTAACGATTATTACATTCTGAAAAACCAGATTACCAAAATGAATAAAATGGTAGTCATGGAGCAGGATTTCTCAACAATGCAGAAAACCAAGGTGGCCTTTGAAGTCTTTGGCAGAAAAATGTCCGAGAATGAGATAATGGCATTTACCAAGACCAATGCCCAGGTTTCCTATAATTTGAACAAACTGGTGATGGAAGTGGATTCTGTGAACAGGAAGCTGATCATTAAGGAAATTCCGCCGGCCGATATCCGGATTACCCCTGTAGTGGAAATACAGTCTATGGACGATTCCTTCTTCAACAGGATTGATGATGTGCAAATCAAAAAGGTTACAAAAGCCGCTAAAGATGATGCTTACAAGCGCGTAGACCAAAACAGGCTGCGCAGCGAAGGCCGGAAGCAGCTGATGGATAATCTGAACAGTATTTTTGTACTCGCAAAGGCTTTGGACTACACCATTGAAGATGAAACCCGAACGCTGGACCTTTCGGACCTGTCTAAATTATAA
- the thrS gene encoding threonine--tRNA ligase, whose amino-acid sequence MVKITLPDGSIREFENAVTPLEVAKSISEGLARNTISAVVNGTQVEVSTTIDADATVQLLTWNDDLGKKAFWHSSAHLLAQAILDYYPAAKLTIGPAIENGFYYDVDFGDETLSEKDFEKIEKKMLENAKKNSTFSLYPVSKADALKEYADNPYKTELISNLEDGQITFCSHDNFTDLCRGGHLPSTGIVKAVKVLNAAGAYWRGDEKNPQLTRVYGISFPKQKDLTEYMERLEEAKRRDHRKLGKELGIFAFSDKVGAGLPLWLPKGAALRKKLENFLSDAQKKAGYEFVISPHIGSKELYVTSGHWDKYGADSFQPIKTPNEGEEFMLKPMNCPHHCEIYKVGQWSYRDLPKRFAEFGTVYRYEQSGELHGLTRVRGFTQDDAHLFCTPDQLMTEFEGVIDLVMYVFRNLGFEDFVTQVSLRDPENREKYIGSDENWEKAENAIITAAKNKGLNTIVEYGEAAFYGPKLDFMVKDALGRKWQLGTIQVDYNLPERFDLTYIGSDGEKHRPVMIHRAPFGSMERFIAILLENTAGDFPLWLAPDQFIILPISEKYLEYSKKVSHLLENDDISGLIDDRNEKTGKKIRDAEINKYPFMLIVGENEEQSGTVSVRRRGEGDLGTMTIEEFTAYFKNASALNAEFGA is encoded by the coding sequence ATGGTAAAGATCACTCTTCCGGACGGAAGCATCAGAGAATTTGAGAATGCGGTAACACCGCTCGAGGTGGCAAAATCTATTTCGGAAGGTTTGGCAAGAAACACAATTTCCGCGGTGGTAAACGGTACACAGGTTGAAGTTTCAACAACCATAGATGCCGATGCCACGGTTCAGCTGCTTACCTGGAATGATGATCTTGGCAAAAAAGCCTTCTGGCACTCCTCTGCTCACCTGTTGGCCCAAGCCATACTTGATTATTACCCGGCCGCAAAGCTCACCATTGGTCCTGCCATTGAAAATGGTTTCTACTATGACGTTGATTTTGGTGATGAAACCCTGAGTGAAAAGGATTTTGAGAAGATTGAGAAAAAAATGCTGGAGAACGCAAAAAAGAACTCCACCTTCAGCCTCTATCCTGTTTCCAAAGCCGACGCGCTGAAAGAATATGCAGACAACCCTTACAAAACCGAACTTATATCAAATCTGGAAGACGGTCAGATTACCTTCTGCAGCCATGATAATTTCACTGACCTTTGCCGTGGCGGACATTTGCCGTCCACTGGAATCGTGAAGGCTGTAAAAGTGCTGAACGCTGCCGGAGCTTACTGGAGAGGTGATGAGAAAAACCCGCAACTTACAAGAGTTTACGGAATTTCCTTCCCAAAACAGAAGGACCTTACCGAATATATGGAAAGGCTGGAAGAGGCCAAGCGCCGCGACCACAGAAAACTTGGAAAAGAACTTGGTATTTTTGCTTTTTCTGACAAAGTAGGTGCCGGTTTGCCGCTTTGGCTTCCAAAAGGTGCCGCCCTCAGAAAAAAACTGGAGAACTTCCTTTCCGACGCACAGAAAAAAGCAGGTTACGAATTTGTAATCTCACCGCATATCGGTTCCAAGGAACTTTACGTGACGTCCGGTCACTGGGATAAGTACGGTGCCGACAGTTTTCAGCCAATAAAAACTCCAAATGAAGGCGAAGAGTTTATGCTGAAGCCAATGAACTGCCCTCACCATTGCGAAATCTATAAAGTAGGTCAGTGGTCTTACCGCGACCTGCCAAAGCGTTTTGCTGAATTCGGAACGGTGTACCGTTACGAGCAGTCCGGAGAACTTCACGGTCTTACCAGAGTGCGCGGATTTACCCAGGATGATGCTCACCTGTTCTGTACACCCGACCAACTGATGACCGAGTTTGAAGGCGTGATAGACCTTGTAATGTATGTTTTCCGGAACCTTGGTTTCGAAGATTTTGTAACCCAGGTTTCGCTTAGAGACCCGGAGAACAGAGAAAAATATATCGGCAGCGATGAAAACTGGGAAAAAGCGGAGAACGCAATAATAACGGCCGCTAAAAACAAAGGTTTGAACACCATTGTCGAATACGGTGAAGCCGCTTTCTATGGTCCGAAACTGGACTTTATGGTGAAGGACGCTTTAGGCAGAAAATGGCAGTTAGGAACCATTCAGGTGGACTATAACCTGCCGGAACGTTTCGACCTTACTTATATAGGCAGCGATGGTGAAAAACACCGGCCCGTAATGATTCACCGTGCACCTTTTGGCTCCATGGAACGTTTCATTGCCATACTGCTTGAAAATACGGCTGGAGATTTTCCTCTTTGGCTGGCACCGGATCAGTTTATTATCCTTCCTATTTCAGAAAAATATTTAGAATATTCTAAAAAAGTTTCACATTTATTGGAAAATGACGATATTAGCGGCTTGATTGACGACCGTAATGAAAAGACCGGAAAAAAGATCCGGGATGCGGAGATCAACAAATATCCGTTCATGCTTATCGTAGGAGAAAATGAAGAACAGTCCGGCACAGTATCTGTAAGGAGACGTGGCGAGGGTGACCTGGGGACGATGACCATTGAGGAGTTCACCGCTTACTTTAAGAATGCCTCGGCACTCAACGCTGAGTTCGGAGCGTAA